A part of Nesterenkonia lutea genomic DNA contains:
- the cmk gene encoding (d)CMP kinase, with protein MEGSALVSDGQRLIIAVDGPSGSGKSSVCRAVATQLGAAYLDTGAMYRAATWYCLAQGVDLDDEQAVAVAVEEVPLKISTDPEHQVIMVGSVDVTDAVRETRISERVSEVATNRAARALLVAAQRRIIDDSGFIVAEGRDITTVVAPDAQVRVLLTASAEARLRRRGLQLGGTETAEALRRQVIDRDTRDSTASNFTEAADGVAVLDSSDLTFQETVDTLTQRVHAVSAEPLSTPSAGASRGESR; from the coding sequence ATGGAAGGTAGTGCTCTCGTGAGTGATGGACAGCGGCTGATCATTGCGGTGGACGGACCCTCGGGCTCGGGGAAGTCCAGCGTCTGCCGCGCCGTGGCGACCCAGCTCGGCGCCGCCTACCTGGACACCGGGGCGATGTACCGCGCCGCCACCTGGTACTGCCTGGCCCAGGGCGTGGACCTCGACGACGAGCAGGCCGTAGCCGTCGCCGTCGAAGAGGTGCCGCTGAAGATCTCCACCGACCCGGAGCACCAGGTCATCATGGTGGGCTCCGTCGACGTCACCGACGCCGTCCGCGAGACCCGGATCTCGGAGCGCGTCTCCGAGGTCGCCACCAACCGCGCCGCCCGTGCGCTGCTGGTCGCCGCGCAGCGACGGATCATCGACGACTCCGGCTTCATCGTCGCCGAGGGACGGGACATCACCACCGTGGTGGCCCCCGATGCGCAGGTGCGCGTGCTGCTCACCGCCTCCGCCGAGGCCCGGCTGCGCCGCCGCGGCCTCCAGCTCGGCGGCACCGAGACCGCCGAGGCGCTGCGACGCCAGGTGATCGATCGTGACACCCGCGACTCCACCGCATCCAATTTCACCGAGGCCGCCGACGGCGTCGCCGTGCTGGACTCCTCGGATCTGACCTTTCAGGAGACCGTGGACACGCTGACCCAGCGCGTGCACGCAGTCTCTGCCGAACCACTCTCGACCCCATCTGCAGGAGCATCCCGTGGCGAATCACGCTGA
- the der gene encoding ribosome biogenesis GTPase Der: MEDDRLAERLAAITEEEAEARARALRAGLSDYELAEEDAAVLEYDEDDEDYEPYVAAPPALAVIGRPNVGKSTLVNRITRSKEAVVEDVPGVTRDRVSYDAEWNGKDFTLVDTGGWEQDARGMHKRVAEQAEMAVDEADAVVFVVDGLVGATAVDEAVVRMLRRKKKPVLLVANKVDAPSHMSEVYGLWNLGLGEPYPVSALHGTGTGDLLDAAVKALPEFAEHGGMVPTGGPRRVALVGRPNVGKSSLLNKLAGSERVVVDAVAGTTMDPVDEFIELGGQTWRFVDTAGIRRRQHMASGSEYYAMLRTQRALDKAEVAVVLLSVEDPVSEQDVRIIQMAVDSGRALVIAYNKWDLMDEERRYYLEREVSRDLAHIAWAPRVNVSALTGWHKDKLAPALETSLASWGRRISTGRLNAFLGELVAATPHPVRGGKQPRILFATQPSTKPPRFVLFTTGFLDPGYRRFITRRLRETFDFTGSPIEVSMRVREKRKRK, from the coding sequence GTGGAGGACGATCGGCTGGCCGAGCGCCTCGCCGCGATCACCGAGGAGGAGGCCGAGGCCAGGGCGCGCGCCCTGCGTGCCGGGCTCTCGGACTACGAGCTGGCCGAAGAGGACGCCGCCGTCCTGGAATACGACGAGGACGATGAGGACTACGAGCCCTACGTCGCCGCGCCGCCGGCCCTGGCCGTGATCGGACGCCCGAACGTGGGCAAGTCCACCCTGGTCAACCGCATCACGCGCTCCAAGGAGGCCGTGGTCGAAGATGTGCCCGGCGTGACCCGGGACCGCGTCTCCTATGACGCGGAGTGGAACGGCAAGGACTTCACCCTGGTGGACACCGGCGGCTGGGAGCAGGATGCCCGCGGCATGCACAAGCGCGTCGCCGAGCAGGCCGAGATGGCCGTGGACGAGGCAGACGCCGTCGTGTTCGTGGTCGACGGTCTGGTCGGCGCCACCGCCGTGGATGAGGCCGTGGTGCGGATGCTGCGGCGCAAGAAGAAACCGGTCCTGCTGGTGGCCAACAAGGTCGACGCCCCCTCGCACATGAGTGAGGTCTACGGACTCTGGAACCTCGGCCTCGGAGAGCCCTACCCGGTCTCCGCCCTGCACGGCACCGGAACCGGTGACCTGCTCGACGCCGCGGTGAAGGCGCTGCCCGAGTTCGCCGAGCATGGCGGGATGGTCCCCACCGGCGGGCCGCGCCGCGTGGCGCTGGTCGGTCGGCCCAATGTGGGCAAGTCCTCGCTGCTGAACAAGCTCGCCGGATCCGAGCGCGTGGTCGTCGACGCCGTGGCCGGGACCACCATGGACCCTGTCGATGAGTTCATCGAACTCGGTGGGCAGACCTGGCGCTTCGTGGACACTGCGGGCATCCGTCGTCGTCAGCACATGGCCTCCGGCTCTGAGTACTACGCCATGCTGCGCACCCAGCGTGCGCTGGACAAGGCTGAGGTTGCCGTCGTCCTGCTCTCGGTGGAAGATCCGGTCTCTGAGCAGGATGTGCGCATCATCCAGATGGCCGTGGATTCCGGACGCGCCCTGGTGATCGCCTACAACAAGTGGGACCTGATGGACGAGGAGCGCCGCTACTACCTGGAACGTGAGGTCTCCCGGGACCTGGCCCATATCGCCTGGGCCCCACGGGTCAACGTCTCCGCGCTGACCGGCTGGCACAAGGACAAGCTGGCCCCCGCACTGGAGACCTCGCTGGCCAGCTGGGGCCGACGCATCTCCACCGGTCGGCTCAACGCCTTCCTCGGTGAGCTGGTCGCGGCGACCCCGCACCCGGTGCGCGGCGGCAAGCAGCCCCGGATCCTGTTCGCCACCCAGCCTTCCACGAAGCCCCCGCGCTTCGTGCTGTTCACCACCGGATTCCTGGACCCGGGCTACCGCCGATTCATCACGCGCCGGCTGCGCGAGACCTTCGACTTCACCGGCTCACCGATCGAGGTCTCGATGCGGGTGCGCGAGAAGCGCAAGCGCAAATAG
- a CDS encoding serine hydrolase, whose amino-acid sequence MLPREYLPHRGQEARPARHSFRFRALGLATAALLLTSCSPAVFQPASVQAEGIQAAPAFDEGRQTSSESDSPDDDAQPAVSAAQQGAEAVEQNAGTAAEAPLPALAAEVKNSRDAQREAAADGVAALSEARERHQAQLDAEAEQLAREQAEAEEEAEREQQRQEDAAEESAEESAEDEEPTQPETPAQPTPDPDEPAPEGPDDFPTFTGDLDTYLGELAESHPGDISISVTELGGQGRSGSTAGSESRVSASTYKLFVAYGILERVESGELDWDDPVDGGRDRETCFNDMITVSDNPCADVFRDEIGWRGLRDIAAETGGPTTDFIPSYTRTSTNDLTAFLARLETGSLNLSAESRSRLLGALEGNIYRAGVPAGSAGAVLNKVGFIQGYLNDAAIVRHPQGTYVISILSDGSDWESIASITRQVEAALY is encoded by the coding sequence ATGCTTCCCCGCGAATACCTTCCCCATCGCGGTCAGGAGGCCAGACCCGCCCGGCACAGCTTCAGGTTCCGGGCGCTCGGTCTTGCCACTGCCGCACTGCTGCTGACCTCATGCAGCCCTGCCGTCTTCCAGCCTGCCTCGGTCCAGGCGGAGGGGATCCAGGCCGCCCCTGCCTTCGATGAGGGCCGCCAGACCAGCAGCGAGTCCGACAGCCCTGACGACGACGCCCAGCCCGCCGTCTCCGCCGCGCAGCAGGGCGCCGAAGCCGTTGAGCAGAACGCCGGCACGGCGGCGGAGGCCCCCCTTCCGGCGCTGGCCGCTGAGGTGAAGAATTCCCGGGACGCTCAGCGCGAGGCGGCCGCAGACGGGGTGGCGGCCCTCTCGGAGGCCCGGGAGCGACACCAGGCGCAGCTCGACGCGGAGGCGGAGCAGCTCGCACGGGAACAGGCCGAAGCCGAGGAGGAGGCAGAGCGCGAGCAGCAGCGGCAGGAGGACGCGGCCGAAGAGTCGGCGGAGGAGTCTGCCGAAGACGAGGAGCCGACGCAGCCGGAGACCCCCGCGCAGCCGACTCCTGACCCGGATGAGCCAGCGCCAGAGGGCCCCGATGACTTCCCCACCTTCACCGGTGACCTCGACACCTACCTAGGCGAGCTCGCCGAGTCGCACCCGGGGGACATCTCGATCAGCGTCACCGAGCTCGGCGGCCAGGGCCGCAGCGGGTCCACGGCCGGCAGCGAATCACGGGTCAGCGCCAGCACCTATAAGCTCTTCGTGGCCTACGGCATCCTGGAACGGGTCGAGTCCGGGGAGCTGGACTGGGACGACCCTGTGGACGGGGGACGTGACCGCGAGACCTGCTTCAATGACATGATCACGGTCAGCGACAATCCCTGCGCGGATGTCTTCCGTGATGAGATCGGCTGGCGAGGCCTGCGTGACATCGCCGCGGAGACCGGCGGTCCCACCACAGATTTCATCCCCTCCTACACCCGCACCTCCACCAATGACCTGACCGCGTTCCTCGCCCGTCTCGAGACTGGCTCGCTGAACCTGAGCGCGGAGAGCCGCTCCCGGCTGCTGGGGGCCCTGGAAGGCAACATCTACCGTGCAGGCGTGCCCGCCGGCAGCGCAGGCGCCGTGCTGAACAAGGTCGGCTTCATCCAGGGATACCTCAACGACGCCGCGATCGTTCGGCACCCGCAGGGAACCTACGTGATCTCGATCCTGTCCGACGGCTCGGACTGGGAATCCATCGCCTCGATCACCCGGCAGGTCGAGGCCGCCCTGTACTGA
- a CDS encoding acyl-CoA thioesterase, with translation MTDPDATAAETTNTQTSDTPGTPSPRLRTRVPLRWGDMDAYGHINNVEVIRLLEEARIRAFGAPANTGCPVGEPLSPLFNELPEGAQALVVEHRVRYLASLEYRDVPAEIDVWVTNLKGAGLTLAYEVRDGVNGARCVLAETQLAFLDTPTGRLLRLTAEQRERAAKFLADSPFRR, from the coding sequence ATGACTGATCCCGACGCCACCGCCGCCGAGACCACCAACACTCAGACCTCTGACACCCCCGGCACCCCCTCCCCGCGGTTGCGCACCCGGGTGCCGCTGCGCTGGGGCGATATGGACGCCTATGGGCATATCAACAACGTCGAGGTCATCCGTCTGCTCGAAGAAGCGCGGATCCGAGCCTTCGGAGCACCCGCGAACACCGGATGTCCAGTGGGCGAGCCGCTCTCGCCGCTGTTCAACGAGCTGCCCGAGGGTGCGCAGGCGCTCGTCGTCGAACACCGGGTCCGTTACCTGGCAAGCCTTGAGTATCGTGACGTGCCTGCCGAGATCGACGTCTGGGTGACCAATCTCAAGGGCGCCGGCCTGACCCTGGCCTACGAGGTCCGTGACGGGGTGAACGGCGCGCGCTGTGTGCTCGCCGAGACCCAGCTGGCGTTCCTCGACACACCCACCGGAAGGCTGCTGCGGCTCACAGCAGAGCAGCGAGAACGTGCCGCGAAGTTCCTGGCGGATTCCCCCTTCCGCAGGTGA
- the mgrA gene encoding L-glyceraldehyde 3-phosphate reductase, with the protein MYVPAEDRYENAEYRRVGRSGLVLPPLSLGLWHNFGDDFALENQREIIHMAFDHGITHFDLANNYGPPAGSAEINFGRILREDFAGLRDELIISTKAGWDMWPGPYGGPTGSRKHLLASLDQSLNRMGLDHVDIFYSHRPNADTPLEETMSALDTAVRSGKARYAGISSYSSEDTRRAAAILKDLGTPLLIHQPSYSMLNRWIETEGLLDAVEEVGAGVIGFSALAQGMLTDKYLDGVPSDSRAATKGSFREDFLTEENLKHIRALNDIAAERGQSLAQMALAWALRDDRVSSLVIGASRPEQLKSNLAALDQRSFSQEELAAIDEHAVDGGIDIWSTARESTSS; encoded by the coding sequence ATGTATGTTCCCGCTGAAGACCGCTACGAGAACGCGGAGTACCGCCGCGTGGGCCGCTCCGGCCTGGTGCTGCCCCCGCTCTCGCTGGGGCTCTGGCACAACTTCGGTGACGACTTCGCCCTGGAGAACCAGCGCGAGATCATCCATATGGCATTCGACCACGGGATCACCCACTTCGATCTCGCCAACAACTATGGACCTCCTGCCGGGTCCGCGGAGATCAACTTCGGGCGGATCCTGCGCGAGGACTTCGCGGGGCTGCGTGACGAGCTGATCATCTCCACCAAGGCCGGATGGGACATGTGGCCAGGGCCCTATGGCGGACCGACCGGCAGCCGCAAGCACCTGCTCGCCAGCCTGGATCAGTCGCTGAACCGGATGGGGCTGGACCACGTGGACATCTTCTACTCCCACCGTCCTAACGCTGATACTCCGCTGGAGGAGACGATGTCCGCCCTGGACACGGCAGTTCGCTCCGGCAAGGCGCGCTACGCCGGCATCTCTTCCTATTCCTCGGAGGACACCCGCAGGGCAGCGGCGATTCTGAAGGATCTCGGCACGCCGCTGCTGATCCACCAGCCCTCCTACTCGATGCTCAACCGCTGGATCGAGACCGAGGGACTGCTCGACGCTGTCGAGGAGGTCGGCGCCGGGGTCATCGGCTTCAGCGCACTGGCCCAGGGGATGCTGACGGACAAGTACCTGGACGGAGTGCCCTCGGACTCACGTGCCGCGACCAAGGGCTCCTTCCGCGAGGACTTCCTCACCGAGGAGAACCTCAAGCACATCCGGGCCCTCAATGACATCGCCGCGGAGCGCGGTCAGAGCCTCGCCCAGATGGCGCTGGCCTGGGCGCTGCGTGACGACCGAGTCAGCTCCCTGGTCATCGGAGCCAGCCGTCCCGAGCAGCTCAAGAGCAATCTGGCGGCGCTGGATCAGCGCAGCTTCTCCCAGGAAGAGCTGGCCGCGATCGATGAGCACGCCGTCGACGGAGGCATCGACATCTGGAGCACTGCACGGGAGAGCACCAGCAGCTGA
- a CDS encoding cysteine desulfurase family protein: MIYLDESAAAPVKRQVLEAMWPHLTGHANPSSVHEPGAAASRALESARAEVAMHLNARPAEIIFTSGGTESDNAALKGIALADPRGRHVLISALEHPAVTESAAWLGRLGYEVETVPVDEDGLVSAEALAVRLREDTTLVSVAWANNEVGTVQDIAALASLCAEHRVPFHTDAVQAAGTLPLDVQTLGVSAMSLAGHKLGTPKGIGALYLRRRTPFEPLIHGGGQQRDLRSGSENVAGAVGMAAALTLAADTDVEALARRRDEFIAAVESRVPRARLTGHRTQRLAGHASFVLPGRSGESTLLDLERQGIFCSSGSACAAGSGEPSPALLAMGYSAEVAQSAVRFSFGASVSSGDLARAAESLPLGP; this comes from the coding sequence GTGATCTACCTGGACGAGTCCGCCGCCGCCCCGGTCAAGCGCCAGGTGCTCGAGGCGATGTGGCCGCACCTGACCGGTCATGCCAATCCATCCAGCGTCCATGAGCCCGGGGCCGCGGCGTCCCGGGCTCTGGAGTCCGCGCGGGCCGAGGTCGCCATGCATCTCAATGCCCGCCCGGCGGAGATCATCTTCACCTCGGGCGGAACGGAGTCCGACAACGCCGCGCTGAAAGGGATCGCGCTCGCGGATCCCCGCGGCCGGCATGTGTTGATCTCCGCGCTGGAGCACCCTGCGGTCACCGAATCAGCCGCCTGGCTGGGTCGGCTGGGCTACGAGGTGGAGACCGTGCCCGTGGACGAGGACGGTCTCGTCTCCGCTGAGGCGCTCGCAGTCCGACTGCGCGAGGACACCACGTTGGTCTCCGTCGCCTGGGCCAACAACGAGGTGGGCACGGTCCAGGACATCGCCGCGCTGGCGTCCCTCTGCGCAGAGCATCGCGTGCCCTTCCACACCGACGCGGTGCAGGCCGCGGGGACGCTGCCGCTCGATGTGCAGACGCTCGGGGTCAGCGCGATGAGCCTGGCCGGTCACAAGCTCGGCACTCCCAAAGGCATCGGTGCGCTGTACCTGCGCCGTCGGACGCCCTTCGAGCCGCTGATCCACGGGGGCGGGCAGCAGCGGGACCTGCGCTCAGGAAGCGAGAACGTGGCCGGGGCGGTGGGCATGGCGGCCGCGCTGACTCTTGCTGCTGACACCGACGTGGAGGCGCTGGCGCGGCGTCGAGACGAATTCATCGCTGCGGTGGAGTCCCGCGTGCCCCGGGCGCGGCTGACCGGTCATCGGACGCAGCGGCTCGCCGGGCACGCCTCCTTCGTCCTGCCCGGACGCAGCGGCGAATCCACGCTGCTGGACCTCGAGCGTCAGGGGATCTTCTGCTCCTCGGGATCGGCCTGCGCGGCCGGGTCCGGCGAACCCAGCCCCGCGCTGCTGGCCATGGGGTACTCCGCCGAGGTGGCGCAGAGCGCGGTGCGGTTCAGCTTCGGGGCCTCCGTGTCCTCCGGTGACCTCGCCCGGGCAGCGGAATCACTGCCTCTCGGCCCCTGA
- the nadC gene encoding carboxylating nicotinate-nucleotide diphosphorylase, with protein MDAQLSSREIDAVITLALAEDIPFGDLTSLAFVPAQATAQAQLVAREPGVLAGGEIFARTFAALDADVVVRLQTDDGARFRSGDVLARVQGPARAILGAERVALNLIQRLSGVATLTSDHVAAVAGTGVRVTDTRKTTPGLRALERYAVRCGGGHNHRFSLSDAVMAKDNHLALVGDSPQALTAAIRGARERLPHTTHIEVEVDRVDQIDAVLTGGADTIMLDNFSLEDLRRGVDLIGDKALIEASGGVDLETIGAIAATGVDIISVGALTHGARALDLGLDMGLDMELDASGDRGLDVSGDMGADAGGDTSGDAAGLELPRP; from the coding sequence GTGGACGCACAACTCTCCTCCCGCGAGATCGACGCGGTCATCACCTTGGCGCTCGCCGAGGACATCCCCTTCGGCGACCTGACCAGCCTGGCCTTCGTGCCGGCCCAGGCCACGGCTCAGGCTCAGCTGGTGGCCCGAGAGCCCGGAGTCCTGGCCGGGGGCGAGATCTTCGCCCGCACCTTCGCGGCACTGGATGCCGACGTCGTCGTCAGGCTCCAGACCGACGACGGCGCCCGATTCCGTTCCGGAGATGTCCTGGCCCGCGTGCAGGGCCCCGCCCGGGCGATCCTCGGCGCCGAACGCGTGGCACTGAACCTGATCCAGCGACTCTCCGGGGTGGCCACGCTGACCAGTGACCATGTCGCGGCAGTGGCCGGCACCGGCGTGCGAGTCACCGATACCCGCAAGACCACTCCCGGGCTGCGCGCGCTGGAGCGCTACGCAGTGCGGTGCGGGGGTGGGCACAACCACCGGTTCTCCCTCTCGGATGCGGTCATGGCCAAGGACAATCATCTGGCGCTGGTGGGCGACTCACCCCAGGCACTGACGGCAGCGATCCGCGGTGCCCGCGAGCGCCTGCCGCACACCACCCATATCGAGGTGGAGGTGGACCGGGTCGACCAGATCGACGCCGTGCTCACCGGGGGCGCGGACACGATCATGCTGGACAACTTCTCACTGGAGGACCTCCGGCGCGGAGTGGACCTCATCGGCGACAAGGCCCTCATCGAGGCCTCCGGCGGAGTGGACCTGGAGACCATCGGGGCGATCGCTGCCACCGGGGTGGACATCATCAGCGTGGGTGCGCTGACCCACGGCGCCCGCGCACTGGACCTGGGGCTGGACATGGGACTGGATATGGAACTGGATGCGAGCGGCGATAGGGGCCTGGATGTGAGCGGCGATATGGGCGCAGATGCGGGTGGGGACACGAGCGGCGACGCGGCTGGGCTGGAGCTGCCGCGCCCGTGA